The Stenotrophomonas rhizophila genome has a window encoding:
- a CDS encoding NAD(P)H-dependent glycerol-3-phosphate dehydrogenase: protein MSNNADKVAVLGAGSWGTALASLLARHGRQTVLWGRDAAMVEAIDQRHENTRYLPGIPLPESLRATTDLTAAVKDATWILVVVPSHAFGETVRALAPLRPAAAGVAWATKGFEPGSGRFLHEVAREVLGPEVPLAVVTGPSFAKEVTLGLPTAITVHGDDAEFAQQVAEAMHGPAFRAYTGDDMVGAELGGAMKNVLAVATGVADGMQLGLNARAGLITRGLNEMLRLAAAIGAKPETLMGLAGLGDLVLTCTGDLSRNRRLGLALGRGQSLQDAIREIGQVVESVQTADEVMRQARRHGIDLPISDRVRAVLHGEQTPEEGLRALLAREQKPEYPDTLFK, encoded by the coding sequence ATGAGCAACAACGCAGACAAGGTCGCCGTTCTCGGCGCCGGCTCCTGGGGCACCGCCCTGGCCAGCCTGCTTGCACGGCACGGTCGCCAGACCGTGCTGTGGGGCCGCGACGCGGCGATGGTCGAGGCCATCGACCAGCGCCACGAGAACACCCGCTACCTGCCGGGTATTCCGTTGCCGGAATCCCTGCGCGCCACCACGGACCTGACTGCGGCCGTCAAGGATGCCACCTGGATCCTGGTGGTGGTGCCGTCGCACGCGTTCGGTGAAACCGTGCGCGCGCTGGCGCCGCTGCGCCCGGCGGCTGCCGGCGTGGCCTGGGCCACCAAGGGCTTCGAACCCGGCTCCGGGCGTTTCCTGCATGAAGTGGCGCGCGAGGTCCTCGGGCCGGAAGTGCCGCTGGCGGTGGTTACCGGCCCGTCGTTCGCCAAGGAAGTCACGCTGGGCCTGCCCACCGCGATTACCGTGCACGGCGACGATGCCGAGTTCGCCCAGCAGGTGGCCGAAGCCATGCATGGCCCGGCGTTCCGCGCCTATACCGGCGACGACATGGTCGGTGCCGAACTCGGTGGCGCCATGAAGAACGTGCTGGCCGTGGCCACCGGTGTGGCCGATGGCATGCAGCTGGGCCTCAACGCCCGTGCCGGTCTGATTACCCGCGGCCTCAACGAGATGCTGCGCCTGGCCGCTGCGATTGGCGCCAAGCCGGAGACCCTGATGGGCCTGGCAGGCTTGGGTGACCTGGTGCTGACCTGCACCGGCGATCTCTCGCGCAACCGTCGCCTGGGCTTGGCGCTGGGGCGTGGGCAGTCACTGCAGGACGCGATCCGCGAAATCGGCCAAGTGGTGGAATCGGTGCAGACCGCCGACGAAGTCATGCGCCAGGCCCGTCGCCACGGCATCGACCTGCCGATCTCCGACCGGGTCCGCGCCGTGCTGCACGGCGAACAGACCCCGGAAGAAGGCCTGCGCGCGCTGTTGGCGCGCGAACAGAAGCCGGAGTATCCGGACACGCTGTTCAAATGA
- a CDS encoding Ax21 family protein has product MKTSLLALGLIAALPFAASAADGLSYNYVEGGYVNTDTKGGSADGWAVKGSAAIAPNFHVFGDYNSQETDRGNVDVDQWRVGLGYNYGIAPTTDLVARVAYQKFDPKEGLDFNGYATEVGVRTAFTPMIEGYAMAGYEDFSKKHGINPDGEFYGLVGAQAKFNQNWGLSGQVKLAKGGDKEWFVGPRFTW; this is encoded by the coding sequence ATGAAGACCTCCCTGCTTGCCTTGGGCCTGATTGCTGCCCTGCCGTTCGCTGCTTCGGCTGCCGATGGCCTGTCGTACAACTACGTGGAAGGCGGCTACGTGAACACCGATACCAAGGGCGGCTCCGCCGACGGTTGGGCGGTGAAGGGCTCGGCCGCGATTGCGCCGAACTTCCATGTCTTTGGCGATTACAACTCGCAGGAAACCGACCGCGGCAACGTTGATGTTGACCAGTGGCGCGTGGGCCTGGGCTACAACTACGGCATCGCGCCGACCACCGACCTGGTGGCCCGCGTCGCCTACCAGAAGTTCGATCCGAAGGAAGGCCTGGATTTCAACGGTTACGCCACCGAAGTGGGCGTGCGCACCGCGTTCACCCCGATGATCGAAGGCTACGCGATGGCCGGCTACGAAGACTTCAGCAAGAAGCACGGCATCAACCCGGACGGCGAGTTCTACGGCCTGGTCGGCGCGCAGGCCAAGTTCAACCAGAACTGGGGCCTGAGCGGCCAAGTGAAGCTGGCCAAGGGTGGCGACAAGGAATGGTTCGTCGGCCCGCGCTTCACCTGGTAA